Proteins from a single region of Hermetia illucens chromosome 3, iHerIll2.2.curated.20191125, whole genome shotgun sequence:
- the LOC119650578 gene encoding uncharacterized protein LOC119650578, with protein sequence MVQILVFVGLTFLVVASAHESYLPNSRHPDVQDKCFIKETGDFIEFDKSLKPIGKCVRYTCRDDFVVQVNECSRYMQPDNCEILPRDLKQPFPDCCPKLSCIDNDGNIEIRNTSA encoded by the exons ATGGTGCAGATACTGGTTTTCGTTGGATTGACCTTTTTGGTAGTGGCTAGTGCACATGAAAGCTATCTCCCTAATTCAAGGCATCCAG ATGTGCAGGACAAATGTTTCATTAAAGAAACTGGAGATTTTATCGAATTCGATAAATCATTGAAGCCTATTGGAAAATGTGTTAGATACACTTGTCGAGATGATTTCGTCGTTCAAGTCAATGA ATGTTCTCGATATATGCAACCAGATAACTGTGAGATATTGCCCCGCGACTTGAAGCAACCATTCCCCGACTGTTGCCCCAAATTGAGCTGTATCGATAATGATGGTAATATTGAAATAAGGAATACGAGTGCATGA